The following is a genomic window from Meriones unguiculatus strain TT.TT164.6M chromosome 7, Bangor_MerUng_6.1, whole genome shotgun sequence.
accgagccatctctccaggccccgtttgttttgagacagggtttctctgtgtagcctttgctatcctggatttgttttgtagactaggctggcaccaaactcacagagatccacctgcttctgcctccccaagtgctggaattacagctgtgGCTAATTTCTCCATCCTTAAATCtattcttttagttttattttaagtCTTCCTACTCCTGGGGTCAAATAATCCTCCTGCCTGGGTAGCCAGGAGTGTAGGTTTGCACCAATGCATCAGGCCTTTTCTCATTTGGATTCCAAACAATTTTTTAAAGGAGGGTAAAggtatatgtttttatttttctttaagattttgctatttattcatttttgcgACAGGGTCTTACATTGTagccgtggctggcctggaaccaactatgtagatcaggccagccttgaactcagagatctgcctacctctgcctccagagtgctaggagtaaaagcatgcaccaccgcCTCTCTGCCAGAATGCCGCCGTATGGACACAAGTCACGTGTAGTCCATCAGGCTGGTTAGGATAAGCAAAGTGCTGGGCAGAGCTGGTGCGCAGGGACAGTGCATGCAGGTGTGGAACTTATGGATGATGTCAGCCACTCTGTCATCTGAAACATCAAACCCTTGTTCTGGAGGGTGATGTGCTCACCCTGTTGGAGCCAGAAAGAGAGGCTCGGAGGTTGCGCTGACTTGCTGCTGGGTCCTGGATATCCACCACTTGGCCCATGGGATGCAACTGTTAAATAaagtgtgtgtatttttttttttaaagcatgcaCCTCCATGGCTAGCTTAATTTTctttgtaagtgtgtgtatgttgtgtgcacatgagtgcagtgtccaaggaagtcagaaaagggcatgGGTGCCCTGGCTGAAGTTGcagagttgtgagccactgggTATGAGTGCTGGAgtctctctgcaagagcagtatgtgctcctaAATAGCAAGTGTCTCTCTAgtgctcccacacacacacatcgaaAAGTAAAGCCCCTAGTGTTGTGTTTTTCTGGTGATGCCATgctatttctttttaactttattgcTAATAGCAAATTTCACTCTAATTGTTATGCAGtctctggagctttctcagataCTGGGAGACTGTGCTGCAGGCCTTCTCCCTGTGAAGGTTCCAAgttccatttttcatttttattttttcattacagATGTTTTAGGATCAGGTTTgtagtgtattttttaaaaataaattattttatcttgAGACTGCAGtgaattttgcttttttaaaatactcCACTGTTGTATGTTTCTGTTCAGATTTCCCCCactccttgttttctcctgtgtgtgtgcattcccaTGCAGCCATAGCCGAGAGATGAAACCCAAGGCCTTGCGCGTGTGAGGCTAGTGCTGTTGAGCAGTATGCATCCCAGATAATGAACTGTCAGTTTTAGTGACAGTTATTCTCATAAGGCTAAGAAATAGAtggttacagttttgttttgtattgtattTTTATCCTTCCTAATGAATTCTACTCACTGGGCGATAAATTTTTCTGTATTTGCATCTTCGTGTGTGGTATGTAGTGAACCCTGTCTGGAAAGGCCTTACAGTTGTGTGGAGTGGCTGTCTCGGATGAAATGGTGGAATGCCGGTACTGCTTAGGGTGGTGTTTGTCTCCTTCCTAGGAAATTTGAATTGTTATTTTTgcagtactgaggattgaactaGGACCTCACACTTGAAAGGCAGGCACaccaccactgagctatgtccccagcctAGAAATTTAATTTCCAAGGCTGAGGGACTAGcttgtcttcttttttcctttgtgttttgtttgttttagagacatgACTGAAACcatggcaatccttctgcccTAGCTTCCAGGTTTGAGCCCCCATAGCTGGTTtatacttgtttctaattgaagacttaaaacataaaaactacACATAttgaagccaggtatggtggcgcacaccttaaTCACGTCActtgcgaggcagaggcaggtggatctctctgagttcgaggccagccttttctacagagtgagttccaggacagccagggcaacacagtgaaaccctttcttgaaaaaccaaaccaaaacaacaacaacaaaaaccaaaccaaaacaataaaacctaaaaaacccaaaaacctaaAATTACAGATTAATGATGTACTTTATAATATTTTGATAATACATACATTGTGTAAGTTTAAATctacttaaacatttttttcttaaacatctattttttttttttttttcaagatagggtttctctctgtagccttggctgtcctgaacttgaaaccaggctggccttgaactaacagtgactcgcctacctctgcctcctgagtgctgggattacaggtaaggGCCGCCATGCCCGcctccatttattatttttttatgaggAAGACTTTCAGAATTCTTGTAGCTTTTAGAAGTGTACAGCACATCATTATTAGTTATGGAGGCCGTACTGTAATTAAATCCTTGGCTTCCCTAAAATGAtttcaaatgttaattttttttttttttcttttttagggcATGATATTCACTTTCATGACAAGAAAATCCTGTTGCTGGAAGCGGGTTCAAAGAAAGTCCTGGGGAACTTGTCAGACACATACAGCAACAGAGTCAGCTCCATTTCCCCTGGCTCTGCCACCCTTCTCAGTAGTGAGTAGCCTGTCTCCTGGGTCCTACCTCCTTTCTTGAGCTTTCCAGTGGGTTCTCTAGGACAGTCACCAAAGTTGGGAGCGAAAGCTCACAGTGGGGAGTGAGCAAGTGGACTTGATAATGGCTTTGGTTGAAGGTGAAGACTGCTGAATTTGATCATGTGGCAAGTCCTGGTCTAGGGAGGACATCCTTGGGGCACATGGACCCTCATTTATGCATTAGGCCCTTGTTATTTGGTCTACTGCATCTCTGTGACCTGATGGTGAACATTCTATTCCAAGTTCCAAGTCAGTCCTCAAATGGGCTGGGGAGTCTGCATTTTAAGAGCCCTCTTGGGGGGGGTAGATGgaattgtttttatgtttgtgctaggTAGTACTCCCTCAGGCTGCCCTGTCTGAAATCATTCTGTCTAGAATTAAATTCCTCAGTCATTTTATATAGCTTTATAGCTctctcgcttttttttttttcttttcttttttaaaagataggatctggccttgaacttaattTAAATGCTGATCCCTCTGCTACTATGTCCCAACTTCTTGGAGTCTATGAGGCATCACCACTCACAATTTTATGTGGTACTAGGGATTTCGATTGATAATGGAGCTACGTCCTCAGTTCCTACAGCTTTTTCTTTCTAGAACAACTACCTGACAGTAGATTATACACATGTTCACGTTGTCTGTCTCTCCAGCTAAAATATCAGTTGCACAAGTTTGGTCTGCTCTGGACCTAAAATTATAACTGGTACTTGGTAGCTACCCAGTAAATATTTAATCAAAGAATGAATCTACTCAGTGCCATGGAcagttgagaagaaaaaaaaaaaaatcttttgaccATTACAGCTAATAGCCAAGTAAGGAAAAGAGTATTGGTTtagttttcctttcttattttctctgcTTTACTGTGATCTGGCCCTTGGGTCTTTTTTCATGTTATATAATCTGGATCTGAGAGTGGAAGGGCTTTGTCCTTAACAGCTCACAAAGTTTTAACCTTCCATGATGGAGAACAGTGAAAACAACCTTCTTAACAGGATGGAGAGACAAAAGGGGGCTCAGGAGCACAGATCATGGGATTCCTGTGTGTCTTTTGCAGGTTTTGGTGCATGGGACCACATCTGCAATATGCGGTGCAAAGCCTTCCGTCGGATGCAGGTGCCTCCTTCCCCTTAACGTTGTTGGGATGTCTTATCTGTCTCTTGTTAGCTTGTTAGAGTCCACTTTCTCTAGGCTTTTTATGAATCAAAATTTAAATGCAGTGTGGAGGTGGGGCTTTCTTGAGAAAgcttactttttaattaattaatttggtcTTTTGAGATAAGGGATGTAGCTGAAGCTTGCCTGACACCTGTGACCCCACTTGCCAGGAGTTGGGGTCACAGCTGTGCCTCACCCTGAGTCttgtcactttatatcctgactgtTTGTAATTCGCTGCCTCTCAGTCTGGAAAGCGACACCCAGCCTCCTGATGGaactgtcttttattttctgtgctgttgATGCATTTTCCTTTGTGTTTGCAGGTGTGGGACTCCTGCTCAGAGGCCTTGATAATGTTCGATAAGGATGACTTAGATGACATGGGCTATATAGTGGAAAATGACGTTATCATGCACGCCCTGACTAAACAGCTGGAGGCTGTGGCAGGTGAGCTACCATCTCATTTCCTCTGGGAAGTGAGTGCCTTTGTATTTGCCAGAGGAAAAGACTCATCCATAGATGCTAAATAGCCTCTgatagcctggcatggtggcaaactttaatgccagcacttgggaggcagagacaagcaaatctctgtgagtctgaagccagccaggaaaaggagagatgaaaTCCTTTCAGGACTTACCTTTCTTTCTATCAGTTTATTTAGAAAACTTGCATATCATAAAATTCTTGTATTTACATGTGCAACTATTGCCACAGTATCCTTTAGAGTGTTCCATCACCTCAGAAGGAAACTGCACACCTCACACTACTTATTCCTACTCATTTCTTACTCTTACCTGAACTTTggctttatctttcttttctttttttcttcctctttcttcttttccttttggagacaggtttctctgtgtggccctggctgttctgaaactctgtctgtagaccagcctggcctcaaactcagagatctgcctgcctctgcctcccaagtattgagcctaaaggcatgtgccccctCCCACCCCTAGCAATTCCTTTTATCTTTCTGGAGTTGTCTGTTCTCAGCAGCTCAGGGGTGTGGATCATACCATTGTATTAATGTGTTAGACTCCTCTCAGCATGGTTTTGAGATTTAGTCACATTCCAGCATGTACTAGTACACTCCATTTTGTTGATGAATAATGTCTCATTGTATAGATATATCAAATTGTATGTATTCAACAATTAACAAAATTTGAGTTGTTGCCACTTTTTGGTAGTTGGTAAATAGTGTTGTATTTTGTGTCTAGATTTTGTGTGGATGGATGgtttattgttttgtgttttttctggTACTCAGGATTGATGCAGGGTCTTGAGACAGCTAGGTAGTAGCTCCGCCCCGCAGCCATTTTCCCAGCTCTTATTTACCTTTTGCTTTGAACGGGGTTTCACAACATTGCCCAGCCTGTACTTCAAATCACTCTCTAGTCTAAGCAAGCCCTAAGTTTTAAACTCCAGTCTCAACCTCACAAGTAGCTTGTTCCAGCTGGCCTAGCAACATGCATTTTCACTTGTCCTGGTTGGACACTTGGAAGTGGAATATCGAAGTCATATAGTATTTCTGTAGTTAACACTCTCAGAAATTGCAAAATTGTTTTCCACAGGTTGCATCGTTTCACCTTCCCCCTAGTTTCAGTATTTCAGTTCTCCACATCCTTTtcattacttattttcttttaaattacagCCACCCTGCTATGGCCCACTGTCATTTTGACTCTATTTACCCAGTTTGCTTAATGTCTAATTGTATATTTGCTTTAGAGAAATGTCcgtttaaacatttaaaaattatgtcgtttgtcttttttattttgagtaAGAAGAGGTCTTTGGCCGGGCTGtggtagtgtacacctttaatcccagcactcgggaggcagatgcaggcaaatctttgtgaatttgaggccagcctggtctatagaatgagttttcaggacagccgaggctacacaatgaaatcttgtctcaaaaaaacaaaaagaataaaaaaatcttttgaagtGTAAAACATATTTCAGCTTGTGGTGTCCCTCCTCCTTGCTCAGATGCAGAATGAAACTAGGAGAAGAGCTCTCCTTCAATTCCCAATATGTGTGTTGGGGTGTTGTTGAGatagagtttcactgtgtagccctggctagcctagaactctgtAAGTAGACCAGGCCTCAAAAACTCATAGAGATGCGCCTGTAtctgctagaattaaaggtgtgctctcCTGTGCCCAGCTGTGCTCCCTTTCTTTAACTTTCTGACATCAAGTCCTTCCCTGGCTTTCGTTCTTTACCAGCAGCTCCTGGGCCAGAGCATTAGTCATCTGAGTTACTTTTAGGGTCTTGCTTTTCTTGCTTGTCAGTAAATGACAGGACAGGGCTAACCAGAGACCTTGCTTTTAGGTTACTTACTTTTAGGGTCAGTTTTTTGACCCACCTTTCTgatgttttgcttctttttcttttgactcCTCTAGACCGCGTGAGGGTTCTCTACAGGAGCAAAGCTGTTGACTATGCCTGGCCTCTTCCATTTTCCATGGCAGACTCCAGCCCTTGGGTCCATATTACCCTAGGTGATGGCAGTACCCTCCAGACCAAACTGTTGGTAGTTGAAGATTCTTGCTTTGTCAGGGGTCTTGCATGTCCTCATCTTACACTCTAGGGCCTGTAGTTTCAGATGGAAGCAGTGGGTTTACTTTACGTTATTGTTTCTAGAATGACCAGTCCCTATTCAAGGCAGCCGGAGCTAAGATGCTCGTACACCTTCTGGACTGGGAGCAGCCTCATGGGCCAGCTTAGGGTAGGATAGCCAGACTTCTAGGCAAGACAGTATAAGAGTGTTGGGACCTCAGGACTGTTCTTTTTCTGTCACAGAAGTCCCAGTGTCATTCATCTGCTTGCAGCTCTCATTTTcccatttttctctgtttctgttttgtcttttaaaccCCAGTGCCTGTTCTGTGTCTAACTTTTCTCTGTAGTTCGTATATCAAAAGACTCTGGTTGAATATGGCTGTTGCTGGCACCTCTTGGTTCAGTTACTTTAGTCCCATTAGCTCAGGCTGGGGTCCAATTTTGTAGCACTTCCCTGTAGGGGCTGTGAGTGGGACAGGCTTGATAGTTTCCCACCATGGTCAGCACTTATAGTTGGGACTAAACAAAAGGACAAAACAATTTCTGGAGCAGCTTGACTTATGACGTGGTTATAAGACTTAGCAGGCTCTTGTTTCCATGCAGATTGGAGCTGATGGGCACAACTCAGGAGTAAGGCAAGCTGCTGGGATCCAGAATGTCAGCTGGAACTATGACCAGTCTGCTGTGGTGGCCACTCTCCATTTATCAGAGGTAAGCTCTTGAGCTGTCCACCCTGGGACCTTGTTCTGAGCACTCAGTACCTCTTACAAGAACTTTTCTTTAATTCTAGgccacagaaaacaatgtagcctgGCAGAGATTTCTTCCCTCTGGGCCTATTGCCCTGCTCCCGGTAAGAGAGCCCCTGGCCAGGTAGCGCAAAGGTAGCCGGCCTTAGTCTTCAGAATAGTACTTTCTTTGAGCCTGGTTTAAAGGGACTATGTTCCAGGCATACATTGCTGCTTTATCGCAGTTTCCTTTATGCTTGAAAATGCACAAGTTCAGAAGAGCAGGTTTTTGTTGCTCTTGTTTTTTAGAACAATACCCTAGGCTGGCCTGACATTCACTTCTGCGAAATGCTGTGATTGCAGACATGCGCCACCACACAGGACTGATGCTCTTCTTTTGATACAGCTGTCAGATACCTTGAGTTCCTTGGTTTGGTCCACATCACATGACCATGCAGCAGAGCTGGTCAGCATGGATGAGGAAGAGTTTGTGGATGCCATCAACTCTGCCTTTGTGAGTATCACCTTGTCCAGCTACTGGTATGCTAGGGAAAAAGTAAGCGTGCAGCTTCCCCTTAGCAAGTGCAGATCTGTGGTAGCacacagggaaatgcaaaaccaTGGAAGCTGTGGGCTGCTGTGCTGATAGAAAGGCCTGCCAAGGTACGTGGGTCACTTAGTGTATGTTCCTATGCAGTGCAGCAGCTTTGGAGTAGCGCCCTCTGTGTAACAGGCTCTGGACAGACTGCTGAGAGCCCCTGCCTTCAGGAAGTACACAGTCAAGAGAAAGCAAAGGACAGCTAAGTATAGTAACAGATGTGTGCAAAGGATGCCGTGGGAACAGAGAGGGTTTCGAGGTGTTCTGGTGAAACAGAGTTAGAAGGTTATTCTGTGCTTCACCTAAACTTAAAGAGGCAGAAGGAGAGCACAGGCTGAGCTTCACTTAAGCTAGTTGATGGTTATTGCTAGGGACCAATGAAAGGTAAAGTTCAGTTTTTAGTCAAGGGCTAACCCAGAAATACTTGGCATGCTCCTAACTAAAACCTTCAGGGAATTCTGGGAAATGGAGTTTCCCATTATTTCAGTGGAGTTGTCACTCATGAGCAAGATCagtttaggcatgttatatcgcATTACCCTTAACTCTGGTTATAAAAAAGGATTCTTTGTTATTGTTTACTGGTACTAATcacatttcacttttttttggGCCGATGGCATGCAGTGGAGTGATGCTAACCACACAGACTTCATCGACTCGGCTAGCACCATGTTGCGCTATGCTGTCTCCTTGCTGAAGCCCACTAGGGTCTCAGCTCGTCAATTGCCCCCAAGTGTAGCCAAGGTGGATGCTAAAAGCAGAGCCCTCTTTCCTCTGGGGCTGGGACATGCTGCTGAGTACGTCCGGCCTCGTGTGGCACTCATTGGGTAAGCACATAATGGAATAGGCCACTCCTTTCTGGGCTGCTGGAGGCCACATCTGAATGTTGCTTTATTCTTAGTGACGCAGCCCACAGAGTCCACCCACTTGCAGGACAAGGTGTCAACATGGGCTTCGGGGATATTTCCAGCTTGGTTCGTCATCTCAGCACAGCAGCCTTCAATGGGAAGGACTTAGGTAAGCTTTCAGATACCCTGACACGGCCCTGGGCAGCATGATGCAGTAGACCCTGCTgggaagggggggggaggagatcTTTACCATGGGAGTAAGGGTTTAATCTTTCCTCTTGCTTTTTAACTGCAGGCTCCATGAGCCACCTCACAGTTTATGAAACAGACAGACAGCGGCATAATACTGCTCTTCTGGCTGCTACTGACTTACTGAAAAGGCTCTATTCTACCAGGGCCACTCCGCTGGTGTTGCTCAGGACATGGGGCCTGCAGGCAACTAATGCGGTATCTCCTCTCAAAGTAAGTGCTCATGTACGGCTCTCCGGGATTTTTCTTACCTGAGGAAGGACTGCAGAAGTTCTAAATGTCTTGGCATTAAAAGCAAGTGCTGCCA
Proteins encoded in this region:
- the Coq6 gene encoding ubiquinone biosynthesis monooxygenase COQ6, mitochondrial isoform X3 — translated: MAARFGAVTSLRSVRWSGAVPLAAGRDPLVACRRWAGSSTDTVYDVVVSGGGLVGAAMACALGHDIHFHDKKILLLEAGSKKVLGNLSDTYSNRVSSISPGSATLLSSFGAWDHICNMRCKAFRRMQVWDSCSEALIMFDKDDLDDMGYIVENDVIMHALTKQLEAVADRVRVLYRSKAVDYAWPLPFSMADSSPWVHITLGDGSTLQTKLLIGADGHNSGVRQAAGIQNVSWNYDQSAVVATLHLSEATENNVAWQRFLPSGPIALLPLSDTLSSLVWSTSHDHAAELVSMDEEEFVDAINSAFWSDANHTDFIDSASTMLRYAVSLLKPTRVSARQLPPSVAKVDAKSRALFPLGLGHAAEYVRPRVALIGDAAHRVHPLAGQGVNMGFGDISSLVRHLSTAAFNGKDLGSMSHLTVYETDRQRHNTALLAATDLLKRLYSTRATPLVLLRTWGLQATNAVSPLKKQIMAFASK
- the Coq6 gene encoding ubiquinone biosynthesis monooxygenase COQ6, mitochondrial isoform X1, with the translated sequence MAARFGAVTSLRSVRWSGAVPLAAGRDPLVACRRWAGSSTDTVYDVVVSGGGLVGAAMACALGHDIHFHDKKILLLEAGSKKVLGNLSDTYSNRVSSISPGSATLLSSFGAWDHICNMRCKAFRRMQVWDSCSEALIMFDKDDLDDMGYIVENDVIMHALTKQLEAVADRVRVLYRSKAVDYAWPLPFSMADSSPWVHITLGDGSTLQTKLLIGADGHNSGVRQAAGIQNVSWNYDQSAVVATLHLSEATENNVAWQRFLPSGPIALLPLSDTLSSLVWSTSHDHAAELVSMDEEEFVDAINSAFWSDANHTDFIDSASTMLRYAVSLLKPTRVSARQLPPSVAKVDAKSRALFPLGLGHAAEYVRPRVALIGDAAHRVHPLAGQGVNMGFGDISSLVRHLSTAAFNGKDLGSMSHLTVYETDRQRHNTALLAATDLLKRLYSTRATPLVLLRTWGLQATNAVSPLKEMSPMGSCVEGLVSRQWSLQSL
- the Coq6 gene encoding ubiquinone biosynthesis monooxygenase COQ6, mitochondrial isoform X2; amino-acid sequence: MAARFGAVTSLRSVRWSGAVPLAAGRDPLVACRRWAGSSTDTVYDVVVSGGGLVGAAMACALGHDIHFHDKKILLLEAGSKKVLGNLSDTYSNRVSSISPGSATLLSSFGAWDHICNMRCKAFRRMQVWDSCSEALIMFDKDDLDDMGYIVENDVIMHALTKQLEAVADRVRVLYRSKAVDYAWPLPFSMADSSPWVHITLGDGSTLQTKLLIGADGHNSGVRQAAGIQNVSWNYDQSAVVATLHLSEATENNVAWQRFLPSGPIALLPLSDTLSSLVWSTSHDHAAELVSMDEEEFVDAINSAFWSDANHTDFIDSASTMLRYAVSLLKPTRVSARQLPPSVAKVDAKSRALFPLGLGHAAEYVRPRVALIGDAAHRVHPLAGQGVNMGFGDISSLVRHLSTAAFNGKDLGSMSHLTVYETDRQRHNTALLAATDLLKRLYSTRATPLVLLRTWGLQATNAVSPLKLRPCWTAHHRY